A stretch of the Thiocystis violascens DSM 198 genome encodes the following:
- a CDS encoding IS630 family transposase (programmed frameshift): MVKYVVRLTEEERTALTEVIGKGKAAARKIKHANVLLKLDAGGPGWSDAQAADAFDCSARTVFSIRQRFVEAGLEAALERKKREHPPRERLLDGDGEAQLVRLACSAPPEGQARWTLTLLAESLVELQVVETISPQTVMRTLKKTFLKPHLRTCWVIPPEHNAEFVACMEDVLEVYRRPDDPQRPVICLDEQPTQLIGETRTPIPLQPGQAQRYDYEYERIGTANNFMIVEPLAGWRKVSVRATKTALDLANELKELLDVDYPKAEKVVLVWDNLNTHAPASLYKAFPPQEARRLLDRLEIHYTPKHGSWLDIAEIELSVFTKQCLDRRIDNIDTLRSEAKAWEDRRNASGAVVDWQFTTDNARIKLKRLYPQLNEE, translated from the exons ATGGTCAAGTATGTTGTGCGGCTCACCGAGGAGGAGCGAACGGCACTGACGGAGGTGATCGGCAAAGGCAAGGCAGCGGCCCGAAAGATCAAACATGCGAACGTCCTGCTCAAGCTCGATGCCGGTGGGCCCGGTTGGAGCGATGCGCAAGCCGCAGACGCCTTCGACTGCAGCGCGCGCACGGTCTTCAGCATCCGACAACGCTTTGTCGAGGCCGGCTTGGAGGCGGCGCTGGAGCGCAAGAAGCGCGAGCACCCGCCGCGTGAACGACTTCTGGACGGGGACGGCGAGGCACAACTGGTGCGCCTCGCCTGCTCCGCACCGCCTGAAGGACAGGCACGCTGGACCCTCACGCTCTTGGCCGAAAGCCTCGTCGAGTTGCAGGTCGTGGAGACGATCTCGCCGCAAACCGTCATGCGTACGCTCAAAAAAACGT TTCTGAAACCGCACCTGCGCACGTGCTGGGTGATTCCGCCCGAGCACAATGCCGAGTTCGTGGCCTGCATGGAAGACGTTCTGGAGGTCTATCGCCGTCCCGATGATCCGCAGCGCCCGGTGATCTGCCTCGACGAGCAGCCGACACAGCTGATCGGCGAAACCCGCACGCCGATTCCGCTGCAACCCGGCCAAGCACAACGCTACGACTACGAATACGAACGCATCGGCACCGCCAACAACTTCATGATCGTCGAGCCACTGGCTGGCTGGCGCAAGGTCAGCGTCCGCGCCACCAAGACCGCGCTTGATCTCGCCAATGAGCTCAAGGAGCTGCTGGACGTCGATTACCCTAAGGCTGAAAAGGTCGTTCTGGTTTGGGACAATCTCAACACCCATGCGCCGGCGTCGCTGTACAAAGCCTTTCCGCCGCAGGAGGCGCGTCGACTCTTGGACCGCCTGGAGATCCACTACACCCCCAAACACGGCAGCTGGCTCGACATCGCCGAGATCGAGCTCAGCGTCTTCACCAAGCAGTGTCTCGATCGGCGCATCGACAACATCGACACCCTGCGCAGCGAGGCCAAGGCTTGGGAGGATCGCCGCAATGCTTCCGGGGCTGTTGTCGACTGGCAGTTCACGACCGACAATGCACGCATCAAGCTCAAACGCCTATATCCGCAACTTAATGAGGAATGA
- a CDS encoding transposase: MGSVKRLADEVACGLREVHPRLRKTVVSKLALAVGAMIEGQTPNTVELANLLPLDTERQDMREQWLRRLLKNPRLGPGMVIEPFARAELAKAASHGQTVLLSLDQTDLGDRMALLMVALRVGDRAIPLAWRAEEGAANLGFAGQQVVLEPLLAWLPSGARVLLSADRFYPSAGLFGWLQARGWSDRLRLKSNVLTDTGQGDETTTGALAHGVTERYFTGVRLFAQGVITNLGILHEDGHPEPWIIAMDAAPTRASVLDDAARWAIEPMFSDVKGRGFDLEDSQLQHAERLERLVLIMALAMYWCVRAGRDEGLNDPTPLEKKSRRRTTPRIGASGNSIVAWSRGSRAACAV, translated from the coding sequence ATGGGAAGCGTCAAACGATTGGCTGATGAAGTGGCGTGCGGGCTGCGCGAGGTGCACCCGCGTCTGCGCAAGACGGTGGTGAGCAAGCTGGCGTTGGCGGTCGGGGCGATGATCGAAGGCCAAACCCCGAACACGGTGGAGTTGGCCAATCTGCTGCCCTTGGACACCGAGCGGCAGGACATGCGCGAGCAATGGCTGAGGCGTTTGCTGAAGAATCCGCGGTTGGGTCCGGGAATGGTGATTGAGCCCTTTGCACGAGCGGAGTTGGCGAAGGCGGCCAGCCATGGTCAGACGGTGTTGTTGAGCCTGGACCAAACCGATTTGGGTGATCGGATGGCGCTGCTGATGGTGGCGTTGCGGGTGGGTGATCGCGCGATACCGCTGGCGTGGCGGGCTGAGGAAGGGGCGGCCAATCTCGGCTTCGCGGGCCAGCAGGTGGTGTTGGAGCCGCTCCTGGCCTGGCTGCCGTCCGGGGCGCGCGTGCTGCTATCGGCGGACCGGTTCTATCCGTCGGCGGGCCTGTTCGGGTGGCTCCAAGCCCGGGGCTGGAGCGACCGGCTGCGCCTGAAGAGCAACGTGCTAACGGATACCGGGCAGGGCGATGAGACGACGACGGGCGCGTTGGCACACGGGGTGACGGAACGTTACTTCACCGGTGTGCGCCTGTTTGCGCAGGGGGTGATCACGAACCTCGGGATCCTGCACGAGGATGGCCACCCCGAGCCGTGGATCATTGCCATGGACGCCGCCCCGACACGGGCAAGCGTGCTTGACGACGCTGCTCGCTGGGCCATCGAACCGATGTTCTCCGACGTCAAGGGCCGGGGCTTCGACTTGGAGGATTCGCAACTCCAGCATGCCGAGCGTTTGGAGCGACTGGTGCTCATCATGGCCTTGGCCATGTACTGGTGTGTTCGCGCCGGCCGAGACGAGGGGCTGAACGATCCGACACCACTCGAAAAAAAGTCCAGGCGCAGAACGACCCCGCGCATTGGAGCTTCAGGAAACTCTATCGTAGCCTGGTCTCGTGGTTCACGCGCGGCCTGCGCCGTCTGA
- a CDS encoding toprim domain-containing protein, translating into MTATTARAPRPSKAAMEFDKRLHMPTPPDPELDDLAPELPPVAAYFEGIAAEVDEGSALAFEGTPEDLAVTARVEERNQRAREPRTCTACGAEFKPPHSAPSAPLCFDCYEARKRALEVLPQTVKGKWLDILPALGVERERLQDEHGPCPGCGGTDLFRFDNRNGSGSWVCGGGGDTQSGDGFDLLSHVHGWSKREAYLAVAEHMGIDTRTPAPEPPTPEELAERKRIADEQARKAAEDLAREQAETARRALSIWTASSPADPNHPYLVKKGVAPTDKLLQIDANDAAILLGYQPQAKGVQLKGPLLVAPIQIDGRPHLSSLELIDGDGRKTALTGQGTKTGGYWAAQYLPDDPGADFTLLIGEGVATALSAKEASGYPVIAALSVSNFPKVISAMRVRFPQARIVLLADLDKGTGEPITAALKAARSFRPPIPLVAPDFGPERPEGATDFNDLHQAQGLDAVRMQIERMVETASPFVFSEGTEGTGGTFSNGAGYSGSPGENPQGTEGTSEGTAKTKPAVDRPGFSIQEGFTGYGKPGLWWHGLKDETDIDQWICSPLYADALAHGERDADYGLLLRFRKCQRARTRVDHAHAHAHAQGIGRGTARGSSPISYSRA; encoded by the coding sequence ATGACCGCCACCACCGCCCGCGCACCCCGCCCCAGCAAGGCCGCCATGGAATTCGATAAGCGGTTGCACATGCCCACCCCGCCAGATCCCGAGCTAGACGATCTAGCACCCGAGCTGCCGCCTGTCGCCGCGTACTTCGAGGGCATCGCCGCCGAAGTCGATGAAGGATCGGCGCTGGCGTTCGAGGGCACGCCCGAAGACCTCGCCGTCACCGCAAGGGTCGAGGAACGCAACCAGAGGGCGCGCGAACCACGCACTTGCACCGCCTGTGGTGCGGAGTTCAAGCCGCCGCACAGCGCGCCATCGGCCCCGCTGTGTTTCGACTGCTACGAAGCCCGCAAGCGGGCGCTGGAAGTCTTGCCGCAAACCGTCAAGGGCAAGTGGCTGGACATCCTCCCCGCGCTCGGTGTGGAGCGGGAACGACTCCAAGACGAGCACGGCCCTTGCCCTGGCTGTGGCGGTACGGATCTCTTTCGCTTCGACAACCGCAACGGTTCCGGGAGTTGGGTGTGTGGCGGCGGCGGGGATACGCAGTCGGGCGACGGGTTCGACCTGCTGTCGCATGTGCACGGATGGAGCAAACGAGAAGCCTATCTGGCGGTTGCCGAGCACATGGGAATCGACACCCGGACCCCAGCGCCCGAGCCGCCAACGCCTGAAGAACTCGCCGAGCGCAAGCGGATTGCCGATGAGCAAGCCCGGAAAGCGGCCGAGGATCTGGCCCGCGAGCAAGCCGAAACCGCACGCCGGGCGTTGTCCATCTGGACCGCATCAAGCCCTGCTGACCCCAACCACCCGTACCTCGTCAAGAAGGGCGTCGCGCCAACCGACAAGCTGCTACAGATCGACGCGAACGACGCGGCAATCCTGCTGGGGTATCAGCCCCAAGCAAAAGGCGTGCAACTGAAAGGCCCGCTGCTGGTCGCGCCGATCCAGATCGACGGACGCCCGCATCTGTCGAGTCTCGAACTGATCGACGGCGACGGACGCAAGACCGCGCTCACGGGGCAAGGCACCAAAACAGGCGGGTATTGGGCGGCGCAGTATCTGCCGGACGATCCAGGCGCCGACTTCACACTGCTGATTGGCGAGGGTGTGGCAACCGCGCTATCGGCCAAGGAAGCGAGCGGATACCCCGTGATTGCGGCGCTGTCGGTGTCGAATTTTCCCAAGGTCATTTCTGCCATGCGCGTTCGGTTTCCCCAGGCGAGGATAGTGCTGCTGGCGGATCTGGATAAGGGCACTGGCGAACCGATCACGGCGGCGCTCAAGGCGGCGCGTTCCTTCCGACCGCCGATCCCGTTGGTTGCGCCAGACTTCGGACCCGAGCGACCCGAGGGCGCGACCGACTTCAACGATCTGCACCAGGCGCAAGGTCTGGATGCCGTGCGGATGCAGATTGAGAGGATGGTCGAAACTGCGTCACCCTTTGTATTTTCCGAGGGAACCGAGGGAACCGGGGGAACCTTCAGCAATGGCGCGGGCTACAGCGGTTCCCCCGGCGAAAATCCCCAGGGAACCGAGGGAACCAGCGAGGGAACCGCCAAGACCAAACCCGCCGTTGACCGACCCGGTTTCTCGATTCAGGAAGGGTTCACGGGTTACGGCAAGCCGGGTTTGTGGTGGCACGGACTCAAGGACGAGACGGACATCGACCAATGGATTTGCTCGCCGCTCTATGCCGACGCCCTAGCGCATGGCGAGCGTGACGCGGATTACGGGCTACTGCTGCGGTTCCGCAAATGCCAGCGGGCGCGAACGCGAGTGGACCATGCCCATGCCCATGCACATGCTCAAGGAATCGGGCGAGGAACTGCGCGGGGCTCATCACCTATCAGTTACTCACGGGCATGA
- a CDS encoding IS110 family transposase, protein MPMEATLSDQRRTTKPARLPVIHERAAGIDMGSRFHVVAVGADRCDEPVKTFQAFTGDRVRLADWLQSLGIETVAMESTGVSWVAADEIFEDRGLEVIVANAREARAVPGRKSDVNDAQWRQRLHACGLLRARFRPGSDIAALRADVRRRERPIDDAAAHIQHLQKALTLMNLQLQPVVTDVTGTTGMKSIRAMVGGERDPQGLATRRDVRCKADTQTVCAALVGNDQPEPVFALTQALALYDVDQTRVETCDARIQQVLAGLNAGKDMPDEPLPKPRHRTTQPNAVNFNVREALDQLVGVDLTQIHGVGSSLALRLMTECGTDLSRWPSAKHFTAWLTLAPGSKSSGGKVLSAHTRQTTNRVAAHRRLAAVTLGRTDTALGAFDRRLSARVGQSKAVTATARKIAVLFYNAMRFGMDDRDPGADQYERQDRDRVIKQ, encoded by the coding sequence ATGCCGATGGAGGCGACCCTGTCTGACCAACGCCGCACCACGAAGCCCGCAAGACTTCCCGTCATCCATGAACGCGCCGCCGGCATCGACATGGGTTCGCGGTTCCATGTTGTCGCGGTGGGGGCTGACCGTTGCGACGAACCCGTCAAAACCTTTCAAGCGTTCACGGGCGACCGCGTCCGGCTAGCGGACTGGCTCCAGTCGCTGGGAATCGAGACGGTCGCGATGGAATCGACGGGCGTTTCTTGGGTGGCGGCGGACGAAATCTTCGAGGATCGTGGCCTGGAGGTCATCGTGGCCAATGCGCGCGAGGCGCGCGCGGTGCCGGGACGCAAGAGTGATGTCAACGATGCCCAGTGGCGGCAACGCCTTCATGCCTGCGGGCTGCTGCGGGCCCGCTTTCGCCCCGGATCAGACATTGCCGCGTTGCGCGCCGATGTGCGGCGACGGGAGCGGCCTATCGATGATGCGGCGGCGCACATCCAGCACCTGCAGAAGGCACTCACCTTGATGAACCTGCAGTTGCAGCCTGTCGTCACTGACGTGACCGGCACGACCGGCATGAAGAGCATCCGCGCCATGGTCGGCGGCGAGCGTGACCCGCAAGGACTGGCGACCCGACGCGACGTTCGTTGCAAAGCGGACACGCAGACCGTCTGCGCCGCCTTGGTGGGCAACGACCAGCCCGAGCCTGTCTTCGCGCTGACCCAAGCCTTGGCCTTGTATGATGTTGACCAGACGCGCGTTGAAACATGTGACGCCCGGATCCAGCAGGTCTTGGCAGGGCTCAACGCCGGGAAGGACATGCCCGACGAGCCGTTGCCCAAGCCCCGCCATCGCACCACTCAACCTAATGCGGTCAACTTTAATGTTCGGGAGGCTTTGGACCAATTGGTCGGCGTCGATTTGACGCAGATCCATGGCGTCGGCTCCTCTCTGGCTCTCCGCCTGATGACCGAATGCGGTACCGACCTGAGTCGCTGGCCCAGCGCCAAGCATTTCACTGCGTGGCTGACGCTGGCGCCGGGGAGCAAAAGCAGCGGGGGCAAGGTCCTGTCGGCCCACACGCGTCAAACGACCAACCGCGTTGCCGCACACCGGCGGCTGGCCGCCGTCACGCTTGGGCGGACGGACACCGCGTTGGGCGCCTTTGACCGAAGGCTGTCGGCGCGGGTTGGTCAGTCCAAGGCGGTGACTGCGACGGCCCGCAAGATCGCGGTGCTGTTCTACAACGCCATGCGCTTCGGCATGGATGACCGCGATCCTGGGGCGGACCAGTACGAACGCCAAGACCGTGACCGCGTCATCAAGCAATGA
- a CDS encoding IS5 family transposase: MSKAGRPPKIHEAEQAVLRQIVTDRPTSTLSEIARELAARTGIEAHEATIRKSLREAGVTRLRGESGLEAQARATPRRYGYTDAHRRHDPDQSYPSCLTDAEWDLVAALFEMPGGRGQPPRVSRRSILEACCYVVRTGCAWRMLPHDFAPWQNVYKTFRRWSAAGKFEQMHDRLRGQWREREGREIAPTAAVLDAQSTRGSPQGGPSGFDAGKQVKGRKRSLVVDTLGFVLAVSVVAANLQDRDAASGAVADAAAKYPQINTLFVDSAYAGQFAQTTEQTHAIRVEVVRHPANKSVGSWHVDGAPDRVVIANADGFVPLPKRWVVERTHAWNERARRLIMHHDRLPAVSETWVWLAEARILLRRLTTTV; this comes from the coding sequence ATGTCGAAAGCTGGTCGTCCCCCCAAGATTCACGAGGCGGAGCAAGCGGTATTGCGTCAAATTGTCACGGATCGCCCGACCTCCACGCTGTCAGAGATTGCCCGGGAACTCGCGGCACGGACGGGAATCGAGGCTCATGAAGCAACGATTCGCAAGTCCTTGCGGGAGGCGGGCGTCACGCGCCTCCGGGGCGAGAGTGGTCTCGAGGCGCAAGCGCGCGCAACGCCGCGTCGGTATGGGTATACGGATGCGCATCGTCGCCACGACCCCGACCAAAGCTACCCAAGTTGTCTGACCGATGCGGAGTGGGACTTGGTCGCCGCTCTCTTTGAGATGCCGGGCGGGCGGGGTCAACCGCCCCGCGTGTCGCGCCGGAGCATCCTGGAGGCGTGTTGCTACGTGGTGCGCACGGGGTGCGCGTGGCGGATGCTGCCGCACGATTTCGCGCCTTGGCAGAATGTCTACAAGACGTTTCGCCGTTGGAGTGCGGCTGGGAAGTTTGAGCAGATGCATGATCGACTGCGGGGGCAATGGCGCGAACGCGAGGGGCGTGAGATCGCGCCGACGGCGGCGGTGCTGGATGCGCAATCGACCCGCGGCTCGCCGCAGGGTGGACCGAGCGGCTTTGATGCGGGCAAGCAGGTCAAGGGGCGCAAGCGCAGCCTGGTGGTCGATACCTTGGGGTTCGTGTTGGCGGTGAGCGTGGTCGCGGCCAATCTTCAGGACCGCGATGCCGCCTCGGGCGCCGTCGCTGACGCGGCCGCCAAGTACCCCCAGATCAACACGCTGTTTGTCGATAGCGCCTACGCCGGTCAATTTGCCCAAACCACCGAGCAGACCCACGCGATCCGCGTGGAAGTCGTGCGCCATCCAGCCAACAAAAGCGTTGGCTCCTGGCACGTGGACGGGGCGCCTGACCGAGTGGTGATCGCCAACGCCGACGGCTTCGTTCCGCTGCCGAAGCGCTGGGTTGTCGAGCGCACCCATGCGTGGAATGAGCGTGCCCGTCGATTGATCATGCATCATGACCGTCTGCCAGCGGTCTCCGAAACCTGGGTTTGGCTGGCGGAGGCGCGCATCCTGCTGCGGCGGTTGACCACAACGGTTTGA
- a CDS encoding helix-turn-helix domain-containing protein translates to MKPTSFRLPADALERLRALTQSGESMASVFQRALIALEGSPPPVSLDRLAARLDALEARLLALERERLPIMPERPPMIAGDRDAGILWRFQSGETKRAIARQLGIAESTVRAVLKRRAL, encoded by the coding sequence ATGAAGCCCACGTCCTTTCGTTTACCTGCCGACGCCCTGGAGCGACTGCGCGCCCTGACCCAATCCGGCGAAAGCATGGCATCCGTCTTTCAGCGGGCGCTGATCGCCCTGGAAGGATCGCCGCCCCCGGTCAGTCTTGACCGCTTGGCGGCGCGTCTGGATGCCCTGGAAGCCCGCTTGCTTGCCTTGGAACGGGAACGCTTGCCGATCATGCCAGAGCGCCCGCCAATGATCGCGGGCGATCGTGACGCCGGCATCCTGTGGCGGTTTCAGTCAGGCGAAACCAAGCGCGCCATCGCCCGCCAGCTTGGCATCGCAGAATCCACTGTCCGCGCGGTACTGAAACGACGCGCGCTTTAA
- a CDS encoding Mor transcription activator family protein, with product MPETLREVADLIGVAAAVRLSQRFGGRRCYIGTNPEGSALEDCVGPDAARALSWYYGAGETTFPRGESVDRYARDQAILKDRLAGMSCGALAEKYRLSERRLWEILAAHRAHETPCGVVPIPESATIREATPRAAGRATSARAGNARAGFDGAR from the coding sequence ATGCCCGAGACGCTGCGAGAGGTCGCCGATCTGATCGGCGTGGCCGCCGCCGTGCGACTGTCCCAGCGGTTCGGCGGACGCCGCTGCTACATCGGCACCAATCCCGAGGGCAGCGCCCTGGAAGACTGCGTAGGGCCGGACGCCGCCCGCGCCCTGTCCTGGTATTACGGAGCCGGGGAAACCACCTTTCCGCGTGGCGAGTCAGTGGACCGGTACGCGCGCGATCAAGCGATTCTGAAAGACCGCTTGGCGGGAATGTCGTGCGGCGCGCTGGCGGAAAAGTACCGATTGAGCGAACGGCGCCTGTGGGAGATCCTCGCCGCCCACCGCGCCCACGAAACCCCGTGTGGGGTTGTACCCATTCCAGAGAGCGCCACCATACGAGAGGCCACGCCCCGCGCGGCTGGCAGGGCAACCAGCGCCCGCGCGGGGAACGCCAGAGCGGGATTCGATGGGGCACGCTGA
- a CDS encoding ISKra4-like element ISTvi1 family transposase (programmed frameshift) — translation MPTLAERDEELIHALNRHPPLKQRIEQLVAVVEDAAGDLARADAAERRVIEEIRRLGQERLQAWAQRQVEQTARSVLERGEVRCGGKKLCWHSTFGLIEVEEPLLRQGTQVQRPFSARAQVTHRCCSQPLQRVVTDVGADVSFQQAAGKLFEHYAVALPVETIRQIVEGHAQAIFDAHETEEDWPTEPGTPWLVAELDGGMVPIMTPDPAQPDQRRGKSLAWKEAKLCLVHALGSATPCYGGTLQGGVEEVGRELFNCAREAGFGTHTRVHAVGDGALWIADQIDQQFGQQGQFLVDFDHACEYLGAAAKTCSPDPTVWLDRQQQRLKTHQLDAVLAELAHHLEPETVADPDAPVRAAQRYFSNRREQFDYPGAQEHGLPIGSGEIESAHRYVVQQRLKRPGAWWCVAQAEAMLALRLNRLNGHWEGYWQDVIKQAA, via the exons ATGCCAACGCTTGCTGAGCGCGATGAGGAGTTGATCCACGCCCTGAACCGTCACCCGCCACTGAAGCAGCGAATTGAGCAGCTCGTGGCGGTGGTGGAAGACGCAGCAGGTGACTTGGCACGCGCCGATGCAGCGGAACGGCGGGTGATCGAGGAAATCCGCCGCCTTGGCCAGGAGCGCCTTCAAGCCTGGGCGCAGCGGCAGGTGGAACAGACCGCGCGGTCGGTGTTGGAGCGCGGTGAGGTGCGTTGCGGGGGT AAAAAACTGTGCTGGCATAGTACGTTCGGATTGATTGAGGTCGAGGAACCGCTGCTTCGTCAGGGGACGCAGGTGCAGCGACCTTTTTCGGCGCGTGCGCAGGTGACGCATCGGTGTTGCTCACAACCGCTGCAACGGGTGGTGACGGATGTCGGTGCCGATGTCTCGTTTCAGCAAGCCGCTGGCAAATTATTCGAACACTATGCGGTGGCTTTGCCGGTGGAGACGATCCGTCAAATCGTGGAGGGTCATGCGCAGGCGATCTTTGACGCACACGAAACGGAAGAAGATTGGCCAACCGAACCGGGAACCCCATGGCTGGTTGCGGAACTCGATGGCGGGATGGTCCCGATCATGACCCCGGATCCCGCGCAGCCCGACCAGCGCCGCGGGAAGAGCTTGGCGTGGAAAGAAGCCAAATTGTGCCTGGTGCATGCCTTGGGCAGTGCGACGCCTTGTTATGGTGGAACCCTTCAAGGGGGTGTCGAGGAGGTGGGACGCGAACTCTTTAACTGTGCCCGAGAGGCCGGTTTCGGCACCCACACGCGCGTGCACGCCGTGGGCGACGGCGCGCTGTGGATCGCCGATCAAATCGACCAGCAATTCGGTCAGCAAGGCCAGTTTTTGGTCGATTTCGACCATGCCTGTGAGTATTTGGGCGCCGCCGCCAAGACCTGCTCCCCCGACCCAACGGTCTGGCTGGACCGCCAACAACAGCGGCTCAAGACCCATCAACTCGACGCGGTCTTGGCGGAGCTGGCGCACCATCTGGAGCCAGAGACTGTGGCCGATCCCGACGCCCCGGTGCGGGCCGCACAGCGCTACTTCAGCAACCGCCGTGAGCAATTCGACTACCCGGGCGCGCAGGAACACGGATTACCCATTGGCTCCGGCGAGATCGAGAGTGCGCATCGGTACGTGGTTCAACAACGACTGAAGCGTCCCGGTGCTTGGTGGTGCGTCGCACAGGCCGAGGCCATGCTGGCTCTCCGCCTGAACCGGCTCAATGGCCACTGGGAGGGATACTGGCAAGACGTGATCAAGCAAGCCGCATGA
- a CDS encoding transposase: MGSVKRLADEVACGLREVHPRLRKTVVSKLALAVGAMIEGQTPNTVELANLLPLDTERQDMREQWLRRLLKNPRLGPGMVIEPFARAELAKAASHGQTVLLSLDQTDLGDRMALLMVALRVGDRAIPLAWRAEEGAANLGFAGQQVVLEPLLAWLPSGARVLLSADRFYPSAGLFGWLQARGWSDRLRLKSNVLTDTGQGDETTTGALAHGVTERYFTGVRLFAQGVITNLGILHEDGHPEPWIIAMDAAPTRASVLDDAARWAIEPMFSDVKGRGFDLEDSQLQHAERLERLVLIMALAMYWCVRAGRDEGLNDPTPLEKKSRRRTTPRIGASGNSIVAWSRGSRAACAV, translated from the coding sequence ATGGGAAGCGTCAAACGATTGGCTGATGAAGTGGCGTGCGGGCTGCGCGAGGTGCACCCGCGTCTGCGCAAGACGGTGGTGAGCAAGCTGGCGTTGGCGGTCGGGGCGATGATCGAAGGCCAAACCCCGAACACGGTGGAGTTGGCCAATCTGCTGCCCTTGGACACCGAGCGGCAGGACATGCGCGAGCAATGGCTGAGGCGTTTGCTGAAGAATCCGCGGTTGGGTCCGGGAATGGTGATTGAGCCCTTTGCACGAGCGGAGTTGGCGAAGGCGGCCAGCCATGGTCAGACGGTGTTGTTGAGCCTGGACCAAACCGATTTGGGTGATCGGATGGCGCTGCTGATGGTGGCGTTGCGGGTGGGTGATCGCGCGATACCGCTGGCGTGGCGGGCTGAGGAAGGGGCGGCCAATCTCGGCTTCGCGGGCCAGCAGGTGGTGTTGGAGCCGCTCCTGGCCTGGCTGCCGTCCGGGGCGCGCGTGCTGCTATCGGCGGACCGGTTCTATCCGTCGGCGGGCCTGTTCGGGTGGCTCCAAGCCCGGGGCTGGAGCGACCGGCTGCGCCTGAAGAGCAACGTGCTAACGGATACCGGGCAGGGCGATGAGACGACGACGGGCGCGTTGGCACACGGGGTGACGGAACGTTACTTCACCGGTGTGCGCCTGTTTGCGCAGGGGGTGATCACGAACCTCGGGATCCTGCACGAGGATGGCCACCCCGAGCCGTGGATCATTGCCATGGACGCCGCCCCGACACGGGCAAGCGTGCTTGACGACGCTGCTCGCTGGGCCATCGAACCGATGTTCTCCGACGTCAAGGGCCGGGGCTTCGACTTGGAGGATTCGCAACTCCAGCATGCCGAGCGTTTGGAGCGACTGGTGCTCATCATGGCCTTGGCCATGTACTGGTGTGTTCGCGCCGGCCGAGACGAGGGGCTGAACGATCCGACGCCACTCGAAAAAAAGTCCAGGCGCAGAACGACCCCGCGCATTGGAGCTTCAGGAAACTCTATCGTAGCCTGGTCTCGTGGTTCACGCGCGGCCTGCGCCGTCTGA